One Helianthus annuus cultivar XRQ/B chromosome 12, HanXRQr2.0-SUNRISE, whole genome shotgun sequence genomic region harbors:
- the LOC110907063 gene encoding putative F-box protein At3g23260, with protein sequence MERLEFEMFANEILSRLPTKCVARLRCVSKQWRYELSSHLFAIIHYRRMANNRYRKVIMLTKSSIDIHNLIGGKLDISSRKIISFPVDTHLSNLIILASQYGILLMCIQWRPNELILWNPTTNQFLNLCDKKPKNFFDLREDAVGIYMDSSNDLKILLLQRRKDDVIPRVYSRNTCEWKTLTFLKGADYASSLYWWSSGTLCNNVLYFPSPHYWTPAKSYTIAFDVESETFSKVSIPQSTDVIGRQTCFIKIRNTLHMFIVGETPETNVKLYKFEDELW encoded by the coding sequence ATGGAACGTCTTGAGTTTGAAATGTTTGCTAACGAAATCCTGTCAAGGCTACCAACGAAGTGTGTTGCTCGATTAAGATGTGTTTCTAAACAATGGCGTTACGAATTGTCGTCACATTTGTTTGCGATTATACACTATCGCCGTATGGCTAATAACCGTTATCGTAAGGTTATCATGTTGACCAAGTCATCAATTGATATTCATAACTTGATTGGAGGAAAGTTAGACATTTCTTCAAGGAAGATTATTTCCTTCCCCGTTGACACCCATCTTTCCAATCTAATCATTCTTGCTTCTCAGTATGGTATTTTACTGATGTGCATTCAGTGGCGTCCGAACGAAttgattctttggaatccaacaacTAATCAATTTTTGAATTTGTGTGATAAGAAACCTAAAAATTTTTTTGATTTAAGGGAAGATGCAGTTGGGATTTATATGGATTCATCTAACGATCTAAAAATATTACTTCTCCAACGTCGTAAGGATGATGTTATACCGCGTGTGTATTCTCGGAACACATGTGAATGGAAAACTTTAACTTTCTTGAAAGGAGCGGATTACGCTTCAAGTTTATATTGGTGGTCTTCCGGAACTTTATGcaataatgttttatattttccATCTCCACACTATTGGACGCCTGCTAAAAGTTATACGATTGCTTTTGATGTGGAATCTGAAACTTTCTCGAAGGTTTCCATACCCCAATCTACTGATGTTATTGGTCGCCAAACATGTTTTATCAAAATCCGAAACACACTTCATATGTTTATTGTTGGAGAGACCCCTGAAACAAACGTGAAGCTATATAAGTTTGAAGATGAACTATGGTAA